In the genome of Aricia agestis chromosome 4, ilAriAges1.1, whole genome shotgun sequence, the window TGGACTGATGTGTACAATAAGGCACAATTTGGGTTAGACATGGTTGGAAGATGGCTTGCAAATCACCACTTAACTCTTAATTCGTCAAAAACGAAATTCATTccatttggtataaaaaaatccTCGCTGCCGCAAGAGCATAACTATTTTAAGCTTATAGTCCATAATTGTGTTCCCCAATCTGATTCACCGTGTGACTGTAGCCAAATCGAAAGTACAGAAAATATTAGATACCTGGGTGTGATTATAGATCACAAAATGAATTTTGCTGAACACATAAATAAATTGGCTATCAAAATTCGTCGTCTTACTTACATATTTAAGCGCCTCCGTTATGtagccaataataatttgttaagatATGTGTATACAAGTCTCTGCCAATCTATAATAACTTATGGTATCACCGCATGGGGTGGTGCACCCAAAAGTCTCATGATAAATGTTGAAGGGGCGCAAAGGCTAATTCTTAAAATTTCCTTTTTCAAACCAATTCTAACTCCCACTAAAGAACTGTATGAGCTCTGTGATGTCCTTACAGTTCGGCAACTCTTTGTGCTCTACTCCATCATGTGTACACATAAGAATACTCCCTATGACCAGCATAATCCTGTACTTTCTGAAAGAAGGCATTATCGAATTTGTAATGTCCCATCAACTAACACATACTTTGCACGAAGATTTTCCTCTTATATAGGTagaaaactatataatatagcaaataagaaatataatatatatccttTATCTTGCAACAAAGTTATATACATATTAGTAAAGTGGCTAAAATCGTTAAACTATGATGAGACCGAGAATCTCTTGGTAAGGACAGAGTAGGACTATTGGTATTGTAACTGCAATTTCTGCTATCTTTGCACCCTAGCAGTAGTATAACTGATCCCAAGACTTatgtcgtagggctagggtgtTGTAGCATTTGGCATACTTCTTGTACATCAAAGACGACAAACTTTCACTTTGTCACAATGCCGTATTTAATTATACCCCAGTGCACCccagcagtttttttttttttttttttccaactGATCCCAAGACATTAGTCGTAGGGCTGGGGTGTAGGGAGTTAACTTAATAGATatactgaataataataaaataataataaataaacacacacacacacacacacacacacacacacacacacacacacacacacacacacacacacacacacacacgcacgcacgcacgcacgcacgcacgcacgcacgcacatacacacacacgcacacacacacaatttATGATTAGATATCATTAGAAGATGCTCTCACAACTAGTGACTTACctctaaaatataaatgatgttAGACACGATTTAATACCTTCTGAGGGGGGGCCTGGTGACCCCTTAACACAGGGCAACCTAGTAAGGGCACCAGTCTCctactataatttttaactaagcATCATAATGATTGtatatgtgttttttgtattgtgggagaaattaataaagatttttgattttttgattgatttatttatttcgagaataccctttaaaaactttttcttgtccacatttacaaatattataagctgtgaataaatatacagctgcagctgttagcgactcaacatccattttgaatccgtccgcacattggcgcaatccaaagcatactgaacgaccttcctatgtgtggattactcacaaacgccgctGCAAGCGCAccgccaacgcgtctgccaacgcgttggccgacgcgttcgTCTATATGGGGAGACGGCTTTATGCAGAGATTTATAGCGCGCGCTATTCGTTGCGAAAAACTAGCGCGCTATTTTTATCAGCTATACGTTATATTAACCACCACTAGTCTGGAATTCCTCTTAATTAAATCATTTGTAGCGCTTCACATGtttgagtaaaataaaaaatgttcaaaCTTTTCAGATTTTATTACGGAATAAACTTCATTAACTACATTTAGAAGTAAgcttctaaaatattatgtttgttacatTGCATGGAAGACTTTTATCGTTATGACTAGAATAAATATCACTAACCTTAACAATACGATTATAAGATTATGGAAAATATTGCATTTAGCAAAAAGGTTGCAATATAATGGCCACTTCACATTATTCTAATCCAGTAATCTCCTCTAATCCAGGAAtaagaataatgtaaacgggtgcattccagtgcccgtttacattacGAGTATTCCGGTAGTAAATGGAATAACGTAAACCCGCTATAacttttattgaattttaattcGAAAGCGTTCACATGGGGTCTTATAAACGATGAGTTATGATATCGCATATAActatgtaagtataaaatattctttttacTGACGGGCGACGGCACACAAAAAATACGGTGCCCTACACCAGAATGAAGACCttctaaaataatgaaaaatgaaCGCTTCCAAATACTATAGTGTGTTAgcgtaaacaccgttatccttgaaaccatcaaatgagcccgtcaaaaaaatgccgtcttcatacccatacggatgcccggatagGCAATTTGTATGAAGACAGatattttgagttcccagcattgttctcatagaaaaagtttttcattttgacgggctcatttgatggtttcaaggataacagtgtttacactaacatcttgtatattgtagaatgtagacTATGGAATCAACgattctcaaaaacacattcctacGCAGCTCTGGTGGAAAAGCAGCGTTAGGCCGTTATCATACTATCGGTTGACGAGCGGCTTTAAGGTGGAGCGGGCTCTCAGCAAATACGTTGCATAAACGTTGCGGAAGCGCAACTCATTGCGTGTTTGCAACGAGTTTACAAAGCACAGAATGTTATTATGTCGTTGCAAGTCCGCGATATTGCCGCGGGCCTGTCAAGTCCGCCACTCTACAACAAAAGGGCATTAGGACTGGTTGACTTGCGACAACTGACCTCTAAGTGCACCAGGGCACGTCGGCCTCGAAGGCATGTCGCGAAGGGTGCAGGTGCGCGTGGTGCGGCTGCGGCGACCCGTGCAGCAGCTCGCACATGAAGCTGATGTACGTGATCGCCAGACGCAGCGTCTCGATGCGGGAGAGACGCTTCTCGTACGCGAACGTTGGCACCTAGACATTGAGATGAAGTTGAGATTAACGTTTTTAGATAAAAttaactgtcccggcaaacgttgttttgccataaaatgattttccttgttttcctgcttttctcttgaagttttttctgattttttttatagacctcacggagcccgaaaCCTTTCCAacaaatgcaaaaccgtggaaatcggttcgtgcgttctggagttatagcgtcaggaaggaaaacccgacttatttttatattatattagattttggtaccatcgaagaaaatgATTCATAGGCAATTGACAGAGTACAGACCTACGTCTTTTGGtccgattatgtcaattcaatgctagtatgtgaaaatagtagcgctgaaaggAAAGAATTTGCCCTGTTGATATTTTGCGATTTGTATGAGTAAGCGCTGGGGAGCGCGGGCATGAATTTGCTGTCGGTTGGGttaagaccataaagttaatatacctagcagaatagagcaacaatctcgagctgtcaaacgataccaaaattggttttcatctgtgtgaaaaatatgtgtacgtatacacttacacaagcttgattgaacatgaattctatgagattaaattgtcaacgtgcggcacgtgccgactggacgtcaaaaaaagagtgctgctgtcatgtatcacacgtctctttttaccacgcagtgttactgatagtgacatctctcttgcctTTGTTtccctattccgctaggtatattaactttatggttaagaCATAACgggaccaaattacttagatccgccatctacctatgaatcaacttctttgatctTCTTTGTATCACGGGGAAACGAAGTCAGTAATTGAGTCAGTCATACAGAAACGAGACTTGATAACGAGAGagagaccaaattttttttagttttgtatgGGCCAGCGTCCGTCACGAGTTTTTccatgcaaaagtgaaaaaaaaaattggtatttcagcgctgctactttcacagtgaactctctacaaggaacacgtacacaccctaaagtattatcacttagttttgttacacgctgtatATCTTTATTATAGAACACGGAGGCGTATGGAACGCCTCCgatggtctagtggttaagagcgtggctctcgactcggaggtcgtgggctcgtgggttcgattaccgcgttggaaacatgttatttccaaatttggttaagacaatacaggctgatcacctgattgtctgacaagtaggtaagatgatccatgggtcggatgggcatgtaaaaagtcggtcctgcgcctgacctctcgccagtcgtgtcggtcttccgtcccactgggttatgagagtgaaggaatagagagtgctcttttgtactgcgcacacacttgagcaccataaaattactcctgcttagctggcctggtttcaatgaaactggccaccgtcaccgaaatcggtgtggggagtattattattattatcttttaaattacgttttttttttcaatgatgaCAATAATTTATTGACTGTGTTAGTATAAATTACCTTCCGTCTCAGCTTGTCGAAGGCTTCGTTGAGGTTGAACATACGTCGCCGCTCGCGGATGTTGGCGGCGCGGCGCTGCGCGACGGACGCGACGCGGCGGCGCGGCTTCTTGCCGCCCGGCGTCGAGCGCGCCGACCCGCGCCCGCACCCCGCCGCCGACCACACTGCACAAGAACAGCTTATGCCTTATGGtcacatatacattatacatacttataataatataatataacagctgATGACGCTAATGTCTACACACTACACGAACTCTTTATTACGTCCTCATTTCCATGTTCATAAAGCTTTAAGAGAGTATGAAGTATTCCTGCCTAACGTTGAATTTAGTATAGTGCAATGGCGCcgcaaaaaaaattatttatactaaataatatcttatatattagGCTAAAGTCTATGGTACAACtaactagggttgctgaggattcctcttccgcttcctcataatgaggaagttccgcaatattttgggttcctcaaccgttaccgcattcctcataaataaaaataaaaattcctcttccgctatcgcttcctcaaaatttaagaggaatttatgaggaattacactgcgcatgctcgtcgcgtatccaatcacgctctggcgcggcggcgcggcgccggagcggtgccgcaccgcaccctgagggcaaagatgagtattgcagcggcgccgctgcggcgtgtgtctcaacagcctaagggccgcgacacaccagaatggcagcggcgacgcgagcactttcagtgtcataagattttaaactttatcttcataatACATAGTATAATACGTAGTAATACAtaggccacgggcggccgtagacttctcaagcggtactatgtattacaataatgaagataaagtttaaaatcttatacttataaaattacatgtcctgactgactgactgactgattcatcatcgctgagcaaaaattgtaaaagttacagccacgaaatttggtgagtagggttgttttattaagtagacacccactaaggaaggaattttgaaaattttaccccgaagggggtgaaataagggttgaaagttttaatgaaagtccgtcatttcttgagttagaaacatgaaactttatttttgggttactgattaaaaatgaatggatatgtatttaagcgtttttggatattttacccccaacggggtgaaattggggttgaaattttgaatgaaactccgttatttcttgagttagaaacatgaaattttatgtttgggttactgataaaaaatgattggatacgtgtttaagcgtttttgaaaattctacccccaagggggtgaaataggggtgggaagttgcaatgaaagtccgtcatttcttgagttagaaacatgaaagtttattgacgtttgcgtttaacgtttgcttaaatagggtccgtttttaccctttgtataaggaacctcaaaaacaaaaaggagaaaactatccatctttgttattatactatgttaacgcggatgaagtcgcgggcaacagctagtcatatatatgacactgaaagcactccgagggatgtaaagcggtaatattactttcgtaaaattcggttttttaccatactttacgtaaaatataaataaattacgtaaattacggtaaaattgggtaaaattcaatttaacaagagttaaatcgtattttacctttttagttagtaataattgcagtcttctttaaaaaagaaatagtcaaaatgtatatgtccagacaaatattactgaagttggtgaaaacataagacttaataatcttatgttctgtaaattcatttctcatgaactggataactaccaaggcattgaacgtatgactattatgcaaaaataactaataaataataatttaacatcattaggacactttttacacttctcaaatgttctgtcatccgagtagcattagcatttttgtactccgtattacaaaatatacacatcacatgtttccttttgtcatgttcacttagcacttggaaataatcccacacttttgcttgatttcgtggcataatttactaaatgcacgtatagtgcagtcagtcaaaacaattgcaagcagagttgcattttgcgattttagaaaaattaatcatattatgattcatatcatgattcttcaaattttagccccgccgaacgtaagtatgttgcaagttgcaacttgcaactacaCGCTCTTCTCACCCCCCGCTATACTTTTGGCATACATACGTAGCCGGTAATTTTaccgtaatatatataaattaccgtaaaatacgcgtattttaccagcgttttcggtaaaattacgtaattttgcaaccctcggctcgcctcgccgctgtcattccgatgtagcgcggcccttattgctagactgattttgatgattctttattgtgtgtgttttgagaatggtgtagaatttagattcatagtttggttcactggaaaatgcccttttaattattttttgtgtaatgtatgtacctagtacgttatgtacaaagtacagacaggacaaaagtttgggttgggtccgctagtatttataattttctatcttcctcttcctcatccgcttcctcttccgcttcctcatccgcatcctcttcctcataaaatatcctcttcctcatccgcatcctcaaaatttgcgcgtgacaattcctcttcctcctcctcttcgtcataatcacttcctcaacaaccctaattaatataagtattaacactaggataattatacattttatttgaataaattgttagtaaatctatattaaaatctctttaaccgaacagttttgtttcttaatgtttatttccaaagatattaaaaaaaaaacatgaaaaatagacaaGATCCGCTTTATGCAAgaacagttttatgctaagctaaaatgaatcttattgcgatgcgtatacgctagGTCttcggttgtgtgcaaggtttcattttggattgagattaatccccgccttaaccgccgagcttaaaatcaattgtcgtgcctctagcgccggcaccataaatcgaaaaatttatacctacaacaaatagtgatgtgcaatactaatctttttcgatgtcgataatttatttataatttatataaagtataaactaatATCTAGTATATGAATTTGAGCTTGAATAGTGAAGTGACACAATTCCcgatatttgttattacatttcaaatactatttttcatagtttccacggattaaataattgagttatttaaatatataacctactgcaaatatagattttcaatagtagatcgatatcccatcccctttacacgcatacaatttcatctaaatgtcgtagcagacagacagataggaaagcgttactttgtaaattattgtaattttatttctaatttaagtatccACTACAATCACATTTATCGATAGCATCATCATAAGTACAACACTAGTGGAAAATTCTAGAAGGCGGCACTCGCTTATGACGTCAGAAGCGGTCGTCTTTTTTCGACTGTGGCGCAGGGTTTGCTGACAACATTCATTTCTAAACATGCAGGCTAGTGATGCGAATCGTCAATTCAATCActgaaatttttatactataatttattataaattaagtaaaacaaacacgtttatttgttcagtaaaataataaattagttagtaaaaacagaaatgttttaatttacgtGGATTTTTGTATCAGTAAATCATTGTTTATGTCCCATCCCTATTGTCGGATTTTTCCGACTCGGGCGTTGGacatcaatacacttttctaagaatattttcggtaatttatttaactttagacattatttttaggtcttctaattaagaaactaaagtgtaatcaattgtaaatgattacttcgttaactatttaccaagtataaacattatattaatataatacagtgctatcaaataaaaaaggcagattaaccgagtagtggtactggtcgtaaatatccgaccttggcgaaatgggcacgaaaatatttgtcggattatttCGACCGTGGCGGCTAAAGGGTTAATATATATTTGGTAGCCTTTTCATCAGCTTTGTCATATTCTTGGCTCTCTTCAAAGAAAATTTACAAACcgctaaaattttgtttttcaggTCACGGCCTCGATTTTCAGTGTACTGGAACCATTATCAACTCGAGGTACATTTTGACGGCAGCAAACTGTATTCGAAACAGAAACATAGCTGGCGTGAGAGTCGGAGAGTACAACAAGTGTATGAGCATTGACTGCCAGCTAGACCAGTGCGAATCTCATATTCAGGTATTATAATTTGACGATAAAATAGTCATTCAATAGTAATTTCGACAAGCAATAGTTTTAGCAATTTGGCAGCACTAGAGCACGCCCTAACTAAACCCTACAAACCCTCGATTGGGTCCACGTTTTcagtaagtatatataaaactcaaaggttgcTGATCGACATAGTGATCTGTCAACGCACCGCCCAAAACTACTGGACGGAtggggttgaaatttggcatgcaggtagatgttatgacgtaggcatccgctaagaaagttttttgatcaattctactaTTAAAGggctatgaaactttgtcaattttaaaccgatcgggctgataCTTTgcatcactgacctccattatacaactACGCTGGACTTATGGTATCCACAtactttttgtgcctatttgaagcgaaatcagcgcccccaatgcgggggaagagaactaaatctgacgtaaattgcaaatgaccgcttaatcgttattagttgtcatcactagtattagttccaagtactctcactactgctatcagcgccaatatggcgactttcaaacgtcatttttatgtcagatttagttctcttcccccgcattgggggcgctgatttcgCTTCAAATAGGTACATAAATTAGTTATCATTTTAAAAGGCACCTATCagaagtccagcgtacttgtataatggaggtcagtgctttGCATGCATAAAGCTACCATGACCTAAAATAGTAagggttttgataaattctacctatctaaggggataaaataggggatgaaagattgtataaaataatacttcttgACGCGAGCAAAGCgagggcaaaagctagtattattatagagtcattcatgataataataatcgatgaaaaccgcga includes:
- the LOC121726108 gene encoding protein Fer3-like, which produces MLGRHIENQCRPSTLPTDPDHVNLVNTEVESRLMAPPSEPLRPVDAEEIKDIIKDLNSRKAPGLDVWSAAGCGRGSARSTPGGKKPRRRVASVAQRRAANIRERRRMFNLNEAFDKLRRKVPTFAYEKRLSRIETLRLAITYISFMCELLHGSPQPHHAHLHPSRHAFEADVPWCT